From the Amycolatopsis thermoflava N1165 genome, one window contains:
- a CDS encoding tRNA (adenine-N1)-methyltransferase, protein MQVSGPFRPGDRVRLTDPKGRNYTLVLAEGEEYHTHRGALKHDDLIGKPEGSVITSVGGTAYLALRPRLADYVLSMPRGAQVIYPKDAAQIVMWGDIFPGARVLEAGAGSGALTCSLLRAVGPEGSVLSYEVREDHAEHAVKNVERFFRERPSNWTLKVDDLKNHEGEVDRVILDMLAPWEVLDTVHRSLVPGGVLVVYVATVTQLSRVTEALREMQGWTEPESWESLVRPWHVVGLAVRPEHRMVGHTAFLLTTRRLADGVTPPRPQRRPSRG, encoded by the coding sequence GTGCAGGTGAGCGGGCCGTTCCGCCCGGGCGACAGGGTGCGTCTGACCGATCCGAAGGGGCGGAACTACACGCTGGTGCTCGCCGAGGGGGAGGAGTACCACACCCACCGCGGCGCGCTGAAGCACGACGACCTGATCGGCAAGCCGGAGGGCTCGGTGATCACGTCCGTCGGCGGCACCGCCTACCTGGCGCTGCGGCCACGGCTGGCGGACTACGTGCTGTCCATGCCGCGCGGCGCGCAGGTGATCTACCCCAAGGACGCGGCGCAGATCGTGATGTGGGGCGACATCTTCCCGGGCGCGCGGGTGCTGGAGGCGGGCGCCGGGTCCGGCGCGCTGACCTGCTCCCTGCTGCGCGCGGTGGGCCCGGAGGGCAGCGTGCTGTCCTACGAGGTGCGCGAGGACCACGCCGAGCACGCGGTCAAGAACGTGGAGCGGTTCTTCCGCGAGCGGCCGTCGAACTGGACGCTCAAGGTCGACGACCTGAAAAATCACGAGGGCGAGGTCGACCGGGTCATCCTGGACATGCTGGCGCCGTGGGAGGTGCTCGACACCGTCCACCGCAGCCTCGTCCCCGGCGGGGTGCTGGTCGTGTACGTGGCGACGGTGACCCAGCTGTCGCGCGTCACCGAGGCGCTGCGGGAGATGCAGGGCTGGACCGAGCCCGAGTCGTGGGAGAGCCTCGTGCGGCCCTGGCACGTGGTGGGCCTGGCGGTGCGCCCGGAACACCGGATGGTCGGGCACACCGCCTTCCTGCTCACCACGCGCCGGCTGGCCGACGGGGTGACCCCGCCGCGGCCGCAGCGCAGGCCGAGCCGCGGCTGA